From the genome of Gorilla gorilla gorilla isolate KB3781 chromosome 4, NHGRI_mGorGor1-v2.1_pri, whole genome shotgun sequence, one region includes:
- the FOXI1 gene encoding forkhead box protein I1, whose product MSSFDLPAPSPPRCSPQFPSIGQEPPEMNLYYENFFHPQGMPSPQRPSFEGGGEYGATPNPYLWFNGPTMTPPPYLPGPNASPFLPQAYGVQRPLLPSVSGLGGSDLGWLPIPSQEELMKLVRPPYSYSALIAMAIHGAPDKRLTLSQIYQYVADNFPFYNKSKAGWQNSIRHNLSLNDCFKKVPRDEDDPGKGNYWTLDPNCEKMFDNGNFRRKRKRKSDVSSSTGSLALEKTESSLLVDSPKTTEPQDILDGASPGGTTSSPEKRPSPPPSGAPCLNSFLSSMTAYVSGGSPTSRPLVTPGLSPEPSDKTGQNSLSFNSFSPLTNLSNHSGGGDWANPMPTNTLSYGGSVLSQFSPHFYNSVNTSGVLYPREGTEV is encoded by the exons ATGAGCTCCTTCGACCTGCCGGCGCCCTCCCCACCTCGCTGCAGCCCCCAGTTCCCCAGCATCGGCCAGGAGCCCCCCGAGATGAACCTCTACTATGAGAACTTCTTCCACCCACAGGGCATGCCCAGCCCTCAGCGGCCCTCCTTCGAGGGGGGCGGCGAGTATGGGGCCACCCCCAACCCCTACCTCTGGTTCAACGGGCCCACCATGACCCCGCCACCCTACCTGCCCGGCCCCAACGCCAGCCCCTTCCTGCCCCAGGCCTATGGAGTGCAGAGGCCGCTGCTGCCCAGCGTGTCGGGGCTTGGGGGGAGCGACCTGGGCTGGCTGCCCATCCCCTCGCAGGAGGAGCTGATGAAGCTGGTGCGGCCACCCTATTCCTACTCGGCTCTCATCGCCATGGCCATCCACGGGGCACCCGACAAGCGCCTCACTCTCAGCCAGATCTACCAGTACGTGGCGGACAACTTCCCCTTCTACAACAAGAGCAAGGCCGGCTGGCAGAACTCCATCCGCCACAACCTGTCGCTCAACGACTGCTTCAAGAAGGTGCCCCGCGACGAGGACGACCCGG GCAAAGGGAATTACTGGACCCTGGACCCCAACTGTGAGAAAATGTTCGACAATGGAAATTTCcgcaggaaaaggaagaggaaatcaGATGTTTCCTCCAGCACAGGCTCCTTGGCCTTAGAGAAGACAGAGAGCAGTCTCCTGGTGGACAGCCCCAAGACCACGGAGCCTCAGGACATCTTGGATGGAGCCTCACCAGGGGGCACCACCAGCTCCCCAGAGAAGcggccctcccctcccccatcaggCGCCCCTTGCCTTAACAGCTTCCTTTCCTCTATGACAGCCTATGTGAGCGGGGGGAGCCCCACGAGCCGCCCCTTGGTCACACCAGGACTGAGCCCTGAGCCCAGTGACAAGACAGGGCAGAACTCACTGAGCTTCAACTCCTTCTCCCCGCTCACCAACCTCAGCAACCACAGCGGTGGGGGTGACTGGGCGAACCCCATGCCCACCAACACGCTCAGCTACGGAGGATCTGTGCTCAGCCAATTCAGCCCTCACTTCTACAACAGTGTCAACACCAGTGGTGTCCTCTACCCCAGGGAGGGCACCGAGGTCTAG